A single window of Acidimicrobiales bacterium DNA harbors:
- a CDS encoding ABC transporter ATP-binding protein: MQTAQEAPVTESSIAVEIVDGVRIYGRGPSEVRALDGVSARFEAGRFTAIMGPSGSGKSTLMHCLAGLDRLTSGVVRLDGVDLSTLSDRKLTLLRRRRVGFVFQAFNLVSTLTAEENIRLPLDLEGRKPDEAWLRELVDALGLGERLSHRPDELSGGQQQRVAIARALLSRPRVVFADEPTGNLDTRAGAEILQILREAVDRWGQTVLMVTHDPVAASHADRVIFLRDGKLVDELVRPDAASILDRMKRLDGREA; encoded by the coding sequence GTGCAGACTGCGCAGGAGGCTCCCGTCACCGAAAGCTCGATCGCCGTGGAGATCGTCGACGGGGTGCGCATATACGGTCGGGGTCCGTCCGAGGTGAGGGCGTTGGACGGGGTGAGCGCGCGCTTCGAGGCGGGGCGCTTCACGGCGATCATGGGACCGTCCGGTTCGGGTAAGTCGACCCTCATGCACTGCCTGGCGGGTCTAGACCGCCTCACTTCCGGAGTGGTTCGTCTGGACGGCGTCGACCTTTCGACCTTGTCCGACAGAAAGCTGACTCTCCTCAGACGTCGTCGTGTCGGCTTCGTGTTCCAGGCGTTCAACCTGGTGAGCACGTTGACGGCCGAGGAGAACATCCGACTTCCCCTGGATCTCGAGGGCCGCAAACCGGACGAGGCGTGGCTCCGAGAGTTGGTCGACGCCCTCGGGCTCGGAGAGAGGCTGTCCCACCGACCCGACGAGCTCTCGGGAGGTCAGCAGCAGCGGGTCGCCATCGCCCGCGCGCTGCTGAGCAGGCCGCGTGTGGTATTCGCCGACGAGCCGACGGGGAATCTGGACACCCGAGCAGGCGCGGAGATACTCCAGATCCTGAGAGAAGCAGTCGACCGCTGGGGCCAGACCGTGCTCATGGTGACACACGACCCGGTCGCCGCGTCGCACGCCGACCGGGTGATCTTCCTGAGGGACGGGAAGTTGGTGGACGAGCTGGTGAGGCCGGACGCGGCTTCGATCCTGGACCGGATGAAGCGGCTGGACGGTCGAGAGGCCTGA